ACGTCTTTAAGTACAATGTCGGAATCAACAGGAAATTCATGAATCTGATTTTCTTCCTGTTGGCTTTCGTCTTCTTTTTCATGGATTTCAGATAATCGGGAAAGCGATATTTTTGCGTCCTGTACTTCCCGGATGAATTGGATGAGTTGTGTAATCGGGCCATCTAGGCTTCCTACAATACTGGTAATTGCCATCATCATACCCAGCGTAATTTCTCCATCAATAACCAATTTGGCAGAAAGGAAAATAATGAAGATGTTTTTAAGTTGGTTGATGGTTGAGGAACCAATGTTTTGTGTTTGTTCCAATACCAATCCTTTCATGGAAACTTTAAAAAGGCGGGCCTGAATATATTCCCAGCTCCAGCGTTTTTGCTTTTCGGCATTGTGGAGCTTGATTTCCTGCATTCCGTTTATGAGTTCGATGACCTTGCTTTGCTCCTGGCTGATTTCTGAAAAACGTTTGTAATCCAAGGCTTCTCTTCGTTTAAGAAACAGGATAATCCAAAGAAAATAGAGCAGGCTTCCGGCAAAGAAAACCAAAAAGATTTTCAGGTTGTAATAGGCCAGAACACCTCCCATTATAATCATGTTGATTATAGAAAACAGCACATCCAGTGACGAGGTTGTTAACAGTCGCTCAATTCTGTTATGGTCGTTGATTCGCTGCATGATGTCTCCGGTCATCCTGACGTCAAAAAAGGAAATTGGCAGATTCATCAGTTTGATAAAGAAATCAGAAATAAGCGAAATGTTTATTCTTGCCGAAAGATGGAGCGATATCCAACTTCTGATAAGTTCCAAGGCTGTTTTTCCGGCAAACAAAAAAAGCTGGGCAAACAAGACCAGATAAACGAAGTGAATATTCTGGTTTTGGATTCCAATATCGACGATGCTTTGCGTAAGAAATGGAAAAATCAGTTGTAATAAACTGCTTGCCAGAAGTCCAATCGCTAATTGAATAATAAACGATTTGTACCGGAATACATATCTTGAAAGCAGTCCGAAACCAAAAACGCTTTTGTTTTCTTTTTCAAATTCGTTTTCGTAGAATTTGGGTGTAGTATCAAAAAGAAGGGCTATTCCTTCTGGAGTTGCTTCGGTTGCATTATTTCCAATCCAGGATTTTAAAAAATCCTCTTTATTGTATTGGAGCAGCCCAAAGGCCGGGTCGGAAACATAATAAACCCCTTTTTTGATTTTATACAGTACTACATAGTGATTGTTATTCCAATGTAATATGCACGGTAAAGGTGCTTCTTCCAGTTTTTCTAAACTGAGCCGTACACCCAGTGTCCGGAATCCTATTTTTTCTGCCGCTTCACTTAGCGATAGCAAATTGCTTCCCTCTCTGGTGGTTTCGCTTAGACTGCGAAGCTTTTGTATGTTGATATTTTTGCCATGGTATTTGGCAATAATCTTCAAGCTGGTAGGGCCACAGTCTTTTTGGTCGGCTTGTTTGAAAAAAGGGAATTTCTGCATTAATTTTTTCAGAATTTAGTCAAATATATTTCTTATTTCCTTAGGATGAACAACTAGTCTGTAATTTACGTCTAAACGATTGCGGCTTTTAGGTCTTCCAGTTCCGACAGGAAATATTTTATTTCTTCCAATTCATATTCTTTAGGCAATAATTTATGGTCTACTATTTTTACCGGCGTATAATTGAATTCGTTTTTGATACACCATTGGTATTGTCTATTGAGTTCTGTCGCTACTTCCTCGCTGATGGTTTGCTGTTTCCATTTTTTTAACCAGTCTTCGATATTGAGATTTTGGACATGCCAGTCTTCAATAGCCTGTCTGATATTGCCATTGCTGAAATAGATTTGCTGCAGATTTGTTGCGACAGGCACATAAGGATTTCCAAGATTGTCTATATTCAGGTTAAAATAAACCGCCAACCTGATTTTTTCGGGATATTTTTCCATAAAGTCTTTCCCTTTTTGATAAGCTGTATGGCAATGACCACAACTAGGGCTAAGGAAAAGCCTTAAGGTTAATGAAGCTTCCGGATTTCCAAAAAGAATAGGTTTTAGGCTTGTCAATTCCGGCAACTCCTGTACATCTGAAGAAAGAAACTCGAATAGGTTGAAATTCCTTTTGAATCTGGAAAGTTCCTTGTTTTTGTCTGCCAGGTCTTTTCTTTCAGATATGATTTTTTTTAGTGGAAACCACAAGGCAGAACAGATTAAAGCTATAATAGTGTAATGGATGACAGCCGTTAGATTTATCTTGAAATTATCAAAGTATGAAACGTACAATAATGATTGTGCCAAAACCAAAGACGACACAACAAGGCAGAGCATGCACCATTTTTTAAGCTTTGTCTTTTGCAGGTATACTGAATAAAGACAGACGGGTAATGACAGCAGGCTAAGCAACCCGATAATGCCAAAAGCAGACCCCGCTAATGAACCGGCTATAAAATTGATGGAGAAAAATAAAATGGGCAAGTCTGTAAAATCAAGCCATTGGGTAATCCGGCTGTTTTTTGACTTAATTACTGAATCACATGAGGTATTGGAATTAAAGCTACAGATTTTAGAAACGAGTTCGTTGCCGTTCTCGTTTTTTTCTAAAAGTATAAAAATACCGGCAAGCAATCCTATAAATGATAGGGTTCTGAACAGGAAGCCGTAAATTTCAAATCCGTAAGCAAAATTAGAAACCAGATAAACAGTGGCCAATACTGCTAAAGTAATGGCTATTTTGTGTTCTGATTTTTTTATATCAGATGGTTTTTCGTTTTTCTCAATTGCCAGAATCAAACCATTCCATAATTCCCGAAATTCTTCCCGGGTTACGGTATGTTTTTCATTGTTTTCGGTCTCATAAATAATAGTGTCCTGGTTCTTACTGACAAAGACAAAGTTTAGGGCATCCTTGACTTCTATAGCTGCAATAAAGTGTTCCGGAAGATTTTCAAGCTGATTTTTAGGAACATTGGCAGCCATGTTTTCGATACGCAACACTTCCAGAGTGTCTGTGACGGAAAACAAGCTTGGGTAGTTGGGGTGTGAGAGATAAATATCTTTAAATTCCTCATTCAGATTGCCATGCCGATTCTGTTCTAGGTATTTCTTAAGGACTGAAATCACGATGTTTTCGTTTTTAGTTTGGATTCATGGTAGGAAAAATCTTGTAATATGTTTGCATAAATTTATAAATAAGAAATGAAAATCGGTTATGAAATCCGAATGTTTAACATAAAAAGGAAGCCGATAGGAGGTAAAGGGTGTCTATATAAGGTAGGGAGTCTTAAAATTTATATGGTATTTTCAATCTTTTAAGAATCAGTGTTTTGCTCTTTCTCAGAAGTCTGTTAGGAGTTAATAATTTTACTTTTAAAATTTTCTGAAATGCAATATTTAAAAAATTCATATACTTTTGCGACACAAACAGAAGCATTATGGCAAAGAATTTAGTGATTGTTGAGTCGCCTGCAAAGGCAAAAACCATTGAGAAGTTTTTAGGGAGCGAATATCAGGTAGAGTCCAGTTACGGGCATATAGCAGATTTGCCTTCTAAAGAAATAGGAGTAGATGTTGAAAATGGCTTTCTTCCAAAATATGAAGTTTCTCCTGATAAAAAAGCATTGGTGAAAAAACTCAAGGATCTTTCTAAAAAAGCAGATACGGTTTGGCTGGCGAGTGATGAGGATCGTGAAGGAGAAGCCATTTCGTGGCATTTGTCAGAAGAATTAAAGTTAGAGCCATCAAAAACAAAAAGGATTGTTTTTCATGAAATTACCAAAACGGCAAT
This portion of the Flavobacterium lindanitolerans genome encodes:
- a CDS encoding peptidase domain-containing ABC transporter, with translation MQKFPFFKQADQKDCGPTSLKIIAKYHGKNINIQKLRSLSETTREGSNLLSLSEAAEKIGFRTLGVRLSLEKLEEAPLPCILHWNNNHYVVLYKIKKGVYYVSDPAFGLLQYNKEDFLKSWIGNNATEATPEGIALLFDTTPKFYENEFEKENKSVFGFGLLSRYVFRYKSFIIQLAIGLLASSLLQLIFPFLTQSIVDIGIQNQNIHFVYLVLFAQLFLFAGKTALELIRSWISLHLSARINISLISDFFIKLMNLPISFFDVRMTGDIMQRINDHNRIERLLTTSSLDVLFSIINMIIMGGVLAYYNLKIFLVFFAGSLLYFLWIILFLKRREALDYKRFSEISQEQSKVIELINGMQEIKLHNAEKQKRWSWEYIQARLFKVSMKGLVLEQTQNIGSSTINQLKNIFIIFLSAKLVIDGEITLGMMMAITSIVGSLDGPITQLIQFIREVQDAKISLSRLSEIHEKEDESQQEENQIHEFPVDSDIVLKDVSFRYTGTDTPVLENLNLVIPANKITAIVGTSGSGKTTLMKLLLKFYECDKGEITVGNTLLKNIAQKTWRANIGAVMQEGYIFNDTIANNIAIGVDIINKERLAYASDVANIKGYISGLPLGYNTKIGMEGIGMSTGQKQRLLIARAVYKNPEMLFFDEATSALDANNEKEIMEKLDVFFKNKTVVVIAHRLSTVMNADQIVVLDNGKIIEQGNHEALVKLKGSYYQLVKNQLQLGT
- a CDS encoding vitamin K epoxide reductase family protein; this translates as MISVLKKYLEQNRHGNLNEEFKDIYLSHPNYPSLFSVTDTLEVLRIENMAANVPKNQLENLPEHFIAAIEVKDALNFVFVSKNQDTIIYETENNEKHTVTREEFRELWNGLILAIEKNEKPSDIKKSEHKIAITLAVLATVYLVSNFAYGFEIYGFLFRTLSFIGLLAGIFILLEKNENGNELVSKICSFNSNTSCDSVIKSKNSRITQWLDFTDLPILFFSINFIAGSLAGSAFGIIGLLSLLSLPVCLYSVYLQKTKLKKWCMLCLVVSSLVLAQSLLYVSYFDNFKINLTAVIHYTIIALICSALWFPLKKIISERKDLADKNKELSRFKRNFNLFEFLSSDVQELPELTSLKPILFGNPEASLTLRLFLSPSCGHCHTAYQKGKDFMEKYPEKIRLAVYFNLNIDNLGNPYVPVATNLQQIYFSNGNIRQAIEDWHVQNLNIEDWLKKWKQQTISEEVATELNRQYQWCIKNEFNYTPVKIVDHKLLPKEYELEEIKYFLSELEDLKAAIV